The following proteins come from a genomic window of Triticum aestivum cultivar Chinese Spring chromosome 6A, IWGSC CS RefSeq v2.1, whole genome shotgun sequence:
- the LOC123130692 gene encoding uncharacterized protein, with translation MSICARMDAPRGGALGKRKEREYSSSSEQRQPLSPPPPPPPGRQELLRNKPHQLSRFANKPPTMPTPPPQGGSSKLLAGYLAHEFLKFGTLLGERPPALGRKETATPAPAPTPDPARRYAEASMLLMAGGTRIPGVFNPTQLACWLRIKE, from the coding sequence ATGTCGATCTGCGCGAGGATGGACGCGCCGCGCGGCGGCGCGCTCGGGAAGCGGAAGGAGCGGGAGTACTCGTCTTCGTCGGAGCAGCGGCAgccgctgtccccgccgccgccgccgccgcccgggagaCAGGAGCTGCTGCGCAACAAGCCGCACCAACTGTCGCGGTTCGCCAACAAGCCGCCTACCATGCCGACGCCACCTCCCCAGGGCGGGAGCAGCAAGCTGCTCGCCGGGTACCTGGCGCACGAGTTCCTCAAGTTCGGCACGCTCCTCGGGGAGCGGCCCCCCGCGCTGGGCCGGAAGGAGACCGCCACGCCCGCGCCCGCACCAACACCTGACCCCGCGAGGAGGTACGCCGAGGCGTCGATGCTGCTCATGGCGGGCGGCACCCGCATCCCCGGGGTTTTCAACCCGACGCAGCTCGCCTGCTGGCTCCGGATTAAGGAGTGA